The following coding sequences lie in one Candidatus Nitrospira allomarina genomic window:
- the rpoD gene encoding RNA polymerase sigma factor RpoD: MGKTASLPEVIQRLIEIGKPKGHVTIKDLTHILPADQITSDQLHTILSELHEVNLQVIDPSKRTASQLAALKKNAGQEDSDDSDEEADSSLDIDLTPGEPTRIDDPVRLYLKEMGRVPLLTREGEIELAKHIEEGKRELACAVYGMPLNIHYLESLHDQLKLEEIRVRDIVLLQETLEDEEVEEEAMASEQEDEELRFRTLESLATVRKLGRGLLSLYTQNRDGQTTKNSKAQLEKRRIVLADQFVDQIEALNLHQRVKDQMLRRVKDIGQEIRSVEMMTARHTKRLGLAGQDGIQVIGKKPRATTKGSSLRRKQQLTPEEIEKLKQEVEAGKATLLRLQNEVLGMPMEEFTAALTILETAEEKVKRGKAQLIEANLRLVVSIARKYTNRGLQFIDLIQEGNIGLMRAVDKFEYQRGYKFSTYATWWIRQGVTRAIADQARTIRIPVHMIEANTKLARTARQLVQQLGREPTPEEIAERMGLTPEKVRMMLDISKGTISLETPIGEKEDSQLGDLIEDKNAVSPMDAANRYDLQRQIANALGVLTPREETVIRKRFGIGDSTDHTLEEIGQDFDVTRERIRQIEAKALKKLRHPSCSHKLRSLVDHL; the protein is encoded by the coding sequence ATGGGGAAGACAGCGTCATTGCCGGAGGTGATTCAACGATTAATTGAGATTGGCAAGCCCAAAGGGCATGTCACCATAAAAGACCTAACGCACATTCTCCCTGCCGATCAGATTACCTCTGATCAATTACATACGATTTTAAGTGAGTTGCATGAAGTCAATCTTCAAGTGATCGATCCTTCAAAACGGACGGCCTCGCAGTTGGCAGCTTTAAAAAAGAACGCGGGTCAAGAAGATTCAGATGATTCCGATGAGGAAGCGGATTCTTCCCTTGATATTGATTTGACCCCAGGTGAACCTACTCGTATCGATGATCCGGTCAGGTTATATTTGAAAGAAATGGGGCGAGTGCCATTGCTCACCCGTGAAGGCGAAATTGAACTTGCGAAACACATCGAAGAAGGCAAGCGTGAGTTGGCGTGTGCCGTCTACGGCATGCCGCTAAATATCCATTACCTGGAATCACTTCACGATCAATTAAAACTTGAGGAGATCCGTGTTCGAGATATTGTGCTCCTCCAAGAGACCCTGGAGGATGAGGAAGTTGAAGAAGAGGCCATGGCTAGTGAACAGGAAGATGAGGAACTCCGATTCCGAACGCTAGAGAGTCTGGCAACGGTTCGAAAGCTTGGGCGTGGATTGCTTTCCCTTTACACCCAAAATCGGGATGGGCAAACAACGAAAAATAGCAAGGCACAACTTGAGAAGCGCCGGATTGTTTTGGCCGATCAATTTGTGGATCAAATTGAAGCTCTTAATCTGCATCAGCGGGTTAAAGATCAGATGTTAAGACGTGTTAAAGACATTGGTCAGGAAATTCGATCAGTTGAAATGATGACTGCACGTCATACTAAAAGGCTTGGGCTTGCGGGGCAGGACGGTATTCAGGTGATTGGGAAAAAACCACGTGCTACCACAAAGGGAAGTTCCCTGAGGCGCAAGCAACAATTAACCCCGGAAGAAATTGAAAAATTAAAACAAGAAGTTGAAGCGGGGAAGGCTACCCTCTTGCGCCTTCAGAATGAGGTGCTGGGTATGCCGATGGAAGAATTTACGGCTGCTCTGACTATTCTTGAGACAGCTGAGGAAAAAGTGAAGCGGGGGAAGGCGCAATTGATCGAGGCTAATTTGCGCTTGGTGGTCAGTATTGCCCGAAAATATACGAATCGCGGATTGCAGTTTATCGATTTGATCCAAGAAGGCAATATCGGATTAATGCGGGCTGTCGATAAGTTTGAGTATCAGCGTGGATATAAATTTAGCACCTATGCAACGTGGTGGATCCGCCAGGGTGTAACACGTGCTATTGCTGATCAGGCCCGTACCATCCGTATTCCGGTACATATGATTGAGGCCAATACTAAACTAGCACGGACGGCAAGACAGTTAGTGCAACAATTAGGACGTGAACCTACTCCAGAGGAAATTGCCGAACGGATGGGCTTAACTCCTGAAAAGGTCCGCATGATGTTGGATATTTCCAAGGGAACCATTTCTCTTGAAACGCCGATCGGGGAAAAAGAGGATAGCCAGTTAGGGGATTTGATTGAAGATAAAAATGCAGTCTCTCCCATGGATGCGGCAAACCGGTATGATCTGCAACGTCAGATTGCGAATGCCTTGGGTGTGCTGACCCCTCGCGAAGAGACTGTGATCCGAAAGCGGTTTGGGATTGGTGATAGTACCGATCATACATTGGAAGAAATTGGCCAGGATTTTGACGTGACTCGTGAGCGGATTCGCCAGATTGAGGCCAAAGCTCTAAAGAAGCTTCGTCATCCGAGTTGCAGTCACAAACTTCGGAGTTTAGTAGATCATCTCTAA
- a CDS encoding two-component system response regulator, which produces MISLLLVEDNPKEALVIKNMLKEGLQNQFTLKHSRSLSDALNLIQQNQFQAIILDSHLPDGKSFESIPQFLQFCPDAPVLILSGVEEEDQAIQAVKSGVQDYLIKGQTSSSTLCRAVRYAMERQRATQRITQLAHYDHLTGLANRGLFYERLNCAVARCHRNDTAIALMFLDLDHFKDINDTLGHDCGDSLLKTVAARIKKCIREIDTGVRLGGDEFAVLLEQIVSIEDVASVAQRILHLLAQPVIIKQHQLHVTGSLGITIYPWDSANPQELLSHADAAMYRAKAQGGNTHQFYTAGMKTAGLDGSTLEMELSRALAKEEFLLHYQPQMNLRTKQVIGMEALLRWHHPYQGLIGPNQFIPQAEENGMIIPIGEWVLRTASKQAKYWEKQGFPAPHVAVNLSARQIHQGNLPALMQDILKHSHLDPENLKLELTETFLIHETEGTIQTLRELKAMGIHLYIDDFGAGYASLRYLKSFPIDGIKLDQSLIQNLPHSPNDAAIVMAVISLAKALGLQVIAEGVESQEQVDFLEEYGCDAMQGYWIAPPLPANESTQHMVHMS; this is translated from the coding sequence ATGATTTCACTTTTGTTGGTTGAAGATAACCCAAAAGAAGCGTTGGTTATTAAAAATATGCTGAAAGAAGGCCTCCAAAACCAATTTACGTTGAAGCATAGTCGTTCTCTCAGCGACGCTCTCAATCTTATTCAACAAAATCAGTTTCAAGCCATTATTCTGGACTCCCATCTCCCGGACGGCAAATCATTTGAATCCATTCCTCAATTTCTGCAGTTTTGCCCTGATGCCCCAGTTCTGATTTTAAGCGGGGTGGAGGAAGAAGACCAGGCTATTCAAGCCGTGAAAAGTGGAGTCCAGGACTATTTAATCAAAGGCCAGACCAGCAGTTCGACTCTTTGCCGGGCCGTTCGCTATGCCATGGAACGCCAGAGAGCCACCCAACGCATTACCCAGTTGGCTCATTACGACCATCTGACAGGACTCGCAAATCGAGGTCTTTTTTATGAACGATTAAATTGTGCGGTGGCTCGCTGTCATCGGAACGATACGGCAATCGCTCTGATGTTTTTAGATCTGGATCATTTCAAAGACATCAACGACACACTCGGCCATGATTGTGGGGATTCCTTACTCAAAACCGTGGCCGCACGCATCAAAAAATGTATCAGAGAAATTGACACCGGTGTCCGATTGGGCGGAGATGAATTTGCCGTCCTTTTGGAACAAATTGTGTCGATTGAGGACGTGGCCTCTGTTGCACAACGTATTCTTCACCTACTGGCTCAACCCGTCATCATCAAACAGCACCAACTGCATGTGACTGGAAGTCTCGGAATCACCATCTACCCTTGGGATAGCGCCAATCCCCAGGAACTTTTATCTCATGCCGATGCCGCAATGTATCGAGCTAAAGCCCAGGGAGGAAATACCCATCAATTTTACACCGCCGGCATGAAAACAGCTGGCCTCGATGGCTCCACGCTTGAGATGGAACTCAGTCGAGCTTTGGCCAAAGAGGAATTTCTCCTCCACTATCAACCACAAATGAATCTTCGCACCAAGCAAGTCATTGGCATGGAAGCTTTATTGCGTTGGCATCACCCCTACCAAGGCCTCATTGGGCCGAATCAGTTCATTCCTCAAGCGGAGGAAAATGGCATGATCATTCCCATAGGTGAGTGGGTTTTACGTACAGCCAGCAAACAAGCTAAATACTGGGAAAAGCAGGGATTTCCGGCTCCTCATGTCGCTGTAAACCTCTCAGCCAGACAAATTCATCAGGGAAATCTCCCTGCACTCATGCAAGATATCCTCAAGCATTCACATCTAGACCCGGAAAATCTCAAACTGGAATTGACAGAGACGTTTCTAATTCATGAGACAGAAGGAACCATCCAGACGCTTCGTGAACTCAAGGCAATGGGCATCCACTTGTACATTGATGATTTTGGAGCAGGTTATGCTTCGCTTCGATACCTGAAGTCATTTCCCATAGACGGCATCAAACTTGACCAAAGCCTCATTCAAAATCTTCCACACAGTCCTAACGATGCCGCTATTGTCATGGCCGTCATTTCTCTAGCCAAAGCCCTGGGGCTACAAGTCATTGCCGAAGGAGTGGAATCACAAGAACAAGTCGATTTCCTGGAAGAATATGGATGCGATGCGATGCAAGGGTATTGGATTGCGCCGCCACTCCCCGCTAATGAAAGCACCCAGCACATGGTGCACATGTCATAA